A window of Reinekea marina contains these coding sequences:
- a CDS encoding FAD-dependent oxidoreductase gives MKVAVIGAGVVGRLTALSLLNQGTQVSLFEKSELTSNHNAAFVSAGMISPISESAHAHPEVVDLGFKSLSLWPKILQRMAEYDPLGRDVYFRDDGSLVVASAHEQPGLQQFHYDIKSKLATRDVDIKPLTNAQINDIEPDIKNSHSAFLLQPEAQLCNRSFLTASTRVLLEECHSISQQQLTVSKIKKLQDSFDYVVDCRGEGAIDKETIQQDIGPLRGVRGEVIRVHCPDVSLNRFIRVIHPRHPIYIVPKPNSTFVVGATEVESKSTHPITVRSTLELLNTLYSINPAFAEATILESHVGVRAAYLDNAPSVLKKGNLISANGLYRHGWLTGPAISQKIVNHIQESN, from the coding sequence ATGAAAGTAGCCGTAATTGGGGCGGGCGTTGTCGGTAGGTTAACAGCGCTCTCTTTGTTGAACCAAGGAACGCAGGTCAGTCTTTTCGAAAAATCTGAACTCACTTCCAATCACAATGCGGCCTTTGTTTCTGCCGGTATGATCAGCCCCATTTCGGAGTCGGCTCATGCACACCCTGAGGTCGTTGATTTGGGGTTTAAAAGCCTCAGCTTATGGCCAAAGATACTTCAAAGAATGGCTGAATATGACCCCTTAGGGCGAGACGTCTATTTTCGAGATGACGGCAGCTTGGTGGTAGCATCGGCTCATGAGCAGCCGGGGCTACAACAATTTCATTATGACATTAAATCAAAGCTGGCTACTCGCGACGTCGATATAAAACCTTTAACAAATGCGCAGATAAACGATATTGAACCGGATATTAAAAACAGTCATAGCGCATTTTTACTGCAACCAGAAGCTCAGCTTTGTAATCGCAGTTTTTTGACTGCTTCCACACGTGTCTTACTCGAAGAATGCCATTCGATTTCTCAGCAACAGTTAACCGTGAGCAAAATTAAAAAGCTTCAAGATTCATTTGATTATGTTGTGGATTGCCGCGGTGAAGGCGCAATCGATAAAGAAACAATTCAGCAGGATATCGGCCCACTTCGCGGTGTTCGTGGGGAGGTTATTCGAGTGCACTGCCCCGACGTGTCTTTGAATAGATTTATTCGGGTTATCCACCCGCGACATCCTATTTATATTGTGCCAAAACCAAACAGCACGTTTGTTGTCGGAGCCACAGAAGTTGAATCTAAAAGCACTCACCCCATTACGGTTCGAAGCACATTAGAACTACTCAATACGCTTTACAGCATCAACCCTGCCTTTGCTGAGGCCACAATATTAGAAAGCCACGTGGGTGTTCGAGCGGCCTACTTAGACAATGCCCCTTCTGTTCTAAAAAAAGGCAATTTAATTTCGGCTAATGGATTGTACCGACATGGGTGGTTAACCGGCCCCGCCATTTCTCAAAAAATTGTAAATCACATTCAAGAGAGTAATTGA
- the thiS gene encoding sulfur carrier protein ThiS, translating to MQLTINGNPKTIEHQFLSELIQHAKFQSPFAVAVNHQFVPKQHYQTTKLNEGDRIDVVSPIQGG from the coding sequence ATGCAACTGACCATAAATGGAAATCCAAAGACTATTGAACATCAATTTTTGTCTGAGCTGATTCAGCATGCCAAGTTTCAATCGCCTTTTGCGGTTGCGGTAAATCATCAGTTTGTTCCGAAGCAACACTACCAAACCACAAAGCTGAACGAAGGTGATCGCATTGATGTCGTCTCACCCATACAGGGAGGATAA
- the thiE gene encoding thiamine phosphate synthase → MISPSSHLLIISGLESNGFAGALKDIEIAARFSISPRLVVSTLTAQTNHSMLANEPTPAAVVKAQLESLQAPPSCIKIGVLPNSDQAVTIAHWLKNLGPNKPKVVLDPIKLSSSDRSAFSDETLANIILPLIPYVDVITPNLSEYCDLTNTPKPLFDHKTAFVHFKVAFPLFRGCLYIKSALVDSKNSRVTDLLIQHNTPTKIQYLTQHMSELNLRGTGCVFSTALTCALFQQHSIESSAILASACLTELRDYQLRSTKPSFGWPINVNYYPTVGRRGLPTVASAFPRMADQAGLYPIVDSSTWIAKLASWGVRTVQLRLKNRNATDIEAEVIKSVAIAKQHQLQLFINDYWQLAIKHNAYGVHLGQEDLQSADIEKIHSAGLRLGISTHGDYEFLIAKQLRPSYYAVGAIFPTKTKDMSGKIQGIEQLKRYCFLAQETPVVAIGGITQQNITQVLSAQPNFIAMVSAITEAKDPECVTKELLKTLSRG, encoded by the coding sequence GTGATTAGCCCCTCATCTCACTTACTGATCATCTCAGGATTAGAATCTAATGGCTTTGCTGGCGCACTGAAAGATATCGAAATCGCAGCTCGATTTTCTATATCGCCAAGACTCGTTGTTTCTACTCTCACCGCTCAAACTAATCATTCAATGCTGGCCAATGAGCCAACGCCTGCTGCGGTTGTTAAAGCGCAACTTGAGTCTCTTCAAGCGCCACCGAGTTGTATTAAAATTGGTGTACTCCCAAATTCTGACCAAGCTGTAACCATTGCACATTGGCTAAAAAACTTAGGTCCGAACAAACCAAAGGTGGTACTTGACCCAATTAAGCTCAGCAGTAGTGACCGCTCAGCTTTTTCCGATGAAACTCTAGCCAATATCATTTTGCCGTTGATTCCTTATGTGGATGTCATCACGCCAAATCTAAGTGAATATTGTGATTTAACGAACACGCCTAAACCCCTATTTGATCACAAAACGGCTTTTGTTCATTTCAAAGTAGCGTTTCCACTGTTTAGAGGCTGCCTATACATTAAAAGCGCTTTAGTGGATTCCAAAAACAGCCGTGTGACTGACTTATTGATACAACACAATACCCCCACTAAAATACAATACCTGACTCAACACATGAGCGAACTGAATTTACGTGGAACAGGCTGTGTTTTCTCAACCGCTCTAACGTGTGCTTTATTTCAACAACACTCGATAGAAAGTTCTGCAATTTTGGCCAGTGCTTGCTTAACTGAGTTGAGAGATTATCAACTGCGATCAACAAAGCCGAGTTTCGGTTGGCCAATAAATGTGAACTACTACCCTACCGTCGGTCGCCGCGGCCTGCCCACGGTTGCCAGTGCATTTCCTAGAATGGCTGATCAAGCCGGCTTATACCCTATAGTTGATTCTTCGACGTGGATTGCCAAACTAGCCTCTTGGGGGGTTCGTACCGTACAACTGCGATTAAAAAATAGGAACGCAACCGACATAGAAGCAGAAGTCATCAAATCTGTCGCTATTGCGAAGCAACATCAACTACAGCTGTTTATAAATGATTATTGGCAGTTGGCTATAAAGCACAACGCTTATGGGGTTCATCTGGGGCAAGAAGATTTGCAATCTGCAGATATTGAAAAAATTCACTCCGCCGGTTTACGCTTAGGTATAAGTACGCATGGCGATTATGAATTTTTGATTGCCAAACAATTACGACCCTCCTACTACGCCGTTGGCGCTATTTTCCCCACAAAAACAAAAGACATGTCGGGTAAAATACAGGGCATCGAACAGCTAAAACGCTATTGTTTTTTAGCACAAGAGACTCCAGTGGTTGCCATAGGAGGCATAACGCAGCAAAACATAACTCAGGTACTGTCTGCTCAACCCAATTTCATTGCAATGGTTTCAGCGATCACAGAAGCGAAAGACCCTGAATGTGTGACGAAAGAATTATTAAAGACACTGTCGAGAGGCTAG
- a CDS encoding YqaA family protein: MLTLFFVAFIAATMWPMASEAYVVYLVSAASEQYITIWVVASAGNALGSIAMFELARWSAPWFESKLTNVQEKHPNVLVKVRRYGTPSLFFAWLPIVGDALPLMAGALNFSRSKAYAWLIIGKAARYAIVIVGVISVF, encoded by the coding sequence TTGTTAACGTTATTTTTTGTGGCGTTTATCGCGGCAACAATGTGGCCAATGGCATCTGAAGCCTACGTCGTCTATCTGGTGTCTGCCGCATCAGAGCAATACATCACCATTTGGGTTGTTGCGAGCGCAGGAAATGCCTTAGGGTCTATCGCCATGTTTGAATTGGCGCGTTGGTCAGCGCCGTGGTTCGAATCTAAATTAACCAATGTGCAAGAAAAACACCCAAATGTACTGGTAAAAGTTCGTCGTTATGGCACCCCAAGTTTGTTTTTTGCATGGCTACCTATAGTTGGTGATGCATTACCGTTAATGGCCGGTGCGCTTAACTTTTCGCGGAGCAAGGCGTATGCTTGGTTGATCATCGGTAAAGCGGCTCGCTACGCAATTGTCATTGTCGGAGTGATATCCGTTTTTTAA
- the yfbR gene encoding 5'-deoxynucleotidase, which translates to MNSLFTSTVEYRMATFRFFALLDRLRWIKRWGLKRNVIEENVMEHSWQVATIAHTLAEIRFHVLKQPSHEYTPEQVATTALYHDCSEVITGDMPTPIKYHSTTIRKAYQTIEDEAEHELFNQLPESLQPSFKHHMLHKHIHPEVAKLVKYADKISAFLKCQGELQAGNAEFKQAAKVIESDIREMNSPEVDYFMSNFVESYQLTIDELLSQHDSLIAQS; encoded by the coding sequence TTGAATAGTCTTTTCACTTCAACAGTAGAGTACCGCATGGCAACGTTTCGATTTTTTGCACTATTAGACCGGCTCCGTTGGATAAAACGCTGGGGGCTTAAACGCAATGTCATTGAAGAAAATGTCATGGAACATAGCTGGCAAGTAGCGACTATTGCGCACACCTTGGCTGAGATTCGGTTTCATGTGTTAAAGCAACCTAGCCATGAATATACCCCTGAACAAGTGGCGACAACGGCACTTTATCATGATTGCAGTGAAGTGATCACTGGCGACATGCCCACTCCGATCAAATATCACTCAACGACAATTCGAAAAGCCTACCAAACCATAGAAGATGAAGCTGAGCATGAGTTGTTTAATCAACTGCCTGAATCTCTGCAGCCTTCTTTCAAGCATCACATGCTGCACAAGCATATTCATCCAGAAGTGGCTAAATTAGTAAAATACGCCGATAAAATCAGTGCTTTCTTAAAGTGCCAAGGTGAGCTGCAAGCCGGGAATGCGGAATTTAAGCAGGCAGCAAAGGTTATTGAGAGTGATATACGAGAAATGAACAGCCCAGAAGTAGACTATTTTATGTCAAACTTTGTGGAATCGTATCAGCTCACCATTGATGAGCTATTGAGCCAACACGATTCTTTAATCGCTCAATCTTGA
- a CDS encoding TetR/AcrR family transcriptional regulator, translating to MNSAQEQLNSAFRTPKKAGRIRQQNEAKILQAAEIEFALNGYKGTSLNAVADRANLPKSNILYYFKSKLGLYGVLLADILELWNHVFSNATVNDDPKEVLSVYIEEKMKYSQTNPLASRIFAMEIIQGAPYLKKFLSEDLKEWIDDRSKVFYGWIEAGKIKEIDPNHLIFVMWGATQHYADFATQIQWVLGREELTEEDFATATKTIKTLVLGGLGLDQD from the coding sequence GTGAACTCTGCGCAAGAACAGTTAAACAGTGCATTTCGCACACCGAAGAAAGCGGGGCGCATTCGCCAGCAAAACGAAGCCAAAATTCTGCAAGCAGCAGAAATTGAATTTGCCCTCAACGGTTACAAGGGCACTTCTTTGAATGCCGTTGCCGATCGGGCTAATTTACCAAAATCTAATATACTCTATTACTTTAAAAGTAAATTAGGCTTATATGGCGTGCTTTTAGCCGATATTCTTGAGCTTTGGAACCATGTTTTCAGTAATGCCACTGTAAATGATGATCCTAAAGAAGTGCTGTCTGTTTATATTGAAGAAAAAATGAAGTATTCACAGACGAACCCATTGGCATCGCGAATCTTTGCCATGGAAATTATCCAAGGGGCTCCGTATTTAAAGAAATTCTTATCTGAAGACTTAAAAGAATGGATAGACGACCGCTCTAAAGTCTTTTACGGCTGGATAGAAGCAGGAAAAATTAAAGAAATAGACCCAAATCATCTGATTTTTGTTATGTGGGGGGCCACTCAGCATTATGCGGATTTTGCCACTCAGATCCAATGGGTGCTAGGGCGCGAAGAGCTTACTGAAGAAGACTTCGCGACCGCGACCAAAACCATTAAAACACTTGTTCTTGGCGGGCTAGGCTTAGATCAAGATTGA
- a CDS encoding sensor histidine kinase, which translates to MDIETQMIMAATVHDVKNSLGLIDGQLNDVAQRLGDVDGESAQDIRRIQLECGRINNGLVHMLGLYKMQKGNFVPSFDEVLVSDVISDATARYTELLRSMKLDLTIDYKVKDSVWFMDAMLIEGLLANVMTNTIRYTRSGLYFTVDEIDGWLNIKITDDGDGYPESMVSLVKEQNGIDFQTGTTGLGLFFCQKIAGLHKNNEKRGFIALGNNEGGGASFDLWLP; encoded by the coding sequence ATGGATATTGAAACGCAAATGATTATGGCGGCCACGGTTCATGATGTTAAAAATTCATTAGGGCTCATCGATGGGCAGTTGAATGATGTTGCTCAACGATTGGGAGATGTCGACGGGGAATCGGCTCAAGATATTCGCAGAATACAGTTAGAGTGTGGTCGTATTAACAACGGGCTGGTTCACATGTTAGGGCTCTACAAAATGCAGAAAGGCAATTTTGTTCCCAGCTTTGATGAAGTGTTGGTCAGCGATGTCATCAGCGATGCTACCGCCCGCTACACCGAACTATTAAGGTCTATGAAACTCGACCTAACTATAGATTACAAAGTGAAAGACAGTGTTTGGTTTATGGATGCTATGTTAATTGAAGGGCTGCTAGCCAATGTTATGACCAATACCATCCGCTATACTCGCTCTGGGCTTTATTTTACCGTGGATGAGATTGACGGCTGGTTAAATATTAAAATTACAGACGATGGCGATGGATACCCTGAGTCTATGGTGAGCCTAGTGAAAGAGCAAAATGGCATCGATTTTCAAACAGGCACCACGGGATTAGGGTTATTCTTTTGTCAGAAAATTGCCGGCTTACATAAAAACAATGAGAAGCGTGGTTTTATTGCTTTGGGAAACAATGAAGGAGGGGGCGCATCTTTTGATTTATGGTTACCTTAG
- a CDS encoding thiazole synthase codes for MSSHPYREDKVSHLTIYNNSYASRLIVGTSRYPSPLQLKQSIEQSGTNLVTVSLRRQQNDLHSAQHFIDFIQQSSIDVLPNTAGCESIKEAMTLAHMSREIFNTDLIKLELVADQYRLEPDMEKTLDCARLLLSEGFKVLPYCTDNLEFCVELATVGCQVVMPWGAPIGSGQGLQNPEHLMQLRKELPDTTLIVDAGIGKPSHAAQAMELGFDGVLLNTAIAKAQSPYKMAHAMKLAVQAGREAFKAGTIIAQDFATPSTPTLGMPFRD; via the coding sequence ATGTCGTCTCACCCATACAGGGAGGATAAGGTGTCTCATTTAACCATTTATAATAATTCGTACGCATCAAGATTGATTGTGGGCACCTCTCGCTACCCATCTCCGTTGCAATTAAAACAATCAATTGAACAGTCAGGTACTAATCTTGTGACAGTATCGTTACGACGACAACAGAACGACCTTCATTCGGCCCAACATTTTATAGATTTTATTCAGCAATCATCTATCGATGTCTTACCCAATACGGCCGGCTGCGAAAGCATAAAAGAGGCCATGACACTCGCGCACATGAGCCGAGAAATATTTAATACCGATTTAATAAAGCTGGAATTGGTAGCAGATCAATATCGCCTAGAGCCCGACATGGAAAAAACCCTAGACTGTGCACGTTTGCTTTTATCGGAAGGATTTAAAGTACTGCCTTACTGCACCGATAATTTGGAGTTTTGCGTTGAGCTTGCCACCGTTGGTTGCCAAGTTGTAATGCCGTGGGGTGCCCCCATTGGCAGCGGCCAAGGATTACAAAACCCAGAGCATTTAATGCAATTGCGAAAAGAGCTGCCCGATACCACGTTGATCGTCGATGCCGGCATCGGTAAACCTTCACATGCCGCGCAAGCCATGGAACTTGGATTCGATGGAGTGTTGTTGAATACCGCCATAGCTAAAGCACAAAGCCCGTACAAAATGGCCCATGCCATGAAACTGGCGGTTCAAGCGGGTCGTGAAGCATTCAAGGCGGGTACCATTATTGCTCAGGATTTTGCCACACCCAGTACCCCGACTTTAGGAATGCCATTTCGTGATTAG